One window from the genome of [Mycobacterium] stephanolepidis encodes:
- a CDS encoding molecular chaperone DnaJ: protein MSNYPPNMTLRPIENWPHDLTRDRRRSNFSAQWSDTLNLLDRELWCLGKGAQNAPAVLQIAMREQDFRVDGMPRATAKPEHPGVILNIESNKGALSFPCDTFTRWQDNLRAIALALEALRKVDRYGVTQTGQQYRGWQAIEAKPTPIAQTAAGAAVHLAKAAQGNDDSVSEWAHHIMHDPETARNTYRKARANAHPDRHGGDRTAWDAVEAVAETLRAAGAPIGGIG, encoded by the coding sequence ATGAGCAACTACCCGCCGAACATGACACTGCGGCCCATCGAGAACTGGCCCCACGACCTCACCCGTGACCGGCGCCGATCCAACTTCTCAGCACAGTGGAGCGACACCCTCAACTTGCTCGACCGGGAACTTTGGTGCCTCGGCAAGGGGGCACAGAACGCGCCCGCCGTGCTGCAGATCGCGATGCGTGAACAAGACTTCCGTGTCGACGGCATGCCCCGTGCTACAGCAAAGCCTGAACATCCGGGCGTGATCCTGAACATCGAATCCAACAAGGGCGCACTGTCATTCCCGTGCGACACATTCACCCGCTGGCAGGACAACCTGCGCGCTATCGCGCTCGCCCTGGAGGCGCTACGCAAGGTCGACCGGTACGGCGTCACACAGACCGGGCAGCAGTACCGCGGCTGGCAGGCAATCGAAGCCAAGCCCACCCCGATCGCACAGACCGCGGCCGGTGCAGCCGTCCACCTCGCGAAAGCCGCGCAAGGCAACGACGACAGCGTCTCCGAATGGGCACACCACATCATGCACGACCCCGAAACCGCTCGAAACACATACCGGAAAGCCCGCGCCAACGCGCATCCCGACCGCCACGGCGGCGACCGGACAGCCTGGGACGCAGTCGAAGCCGTCGCTGAAACCCTCCGCGCTGCCGGCGCACCAATCGGTGGTATCGGATGA
- a CDS encoding WhiB family transcriptional regulator has translation MASAVFPNKGRIERRLAEVSGQLDETWKRQAACRGHPRPDIFYPDPARSEATIKRSKSELKRRLIVAEAKRVCAACPVRVECLNYADEILDYHGIWGGKTGRERGRKRDEF, from the coding sequence ATGGCTAGCGCGGTTTTCCCGAACAAGGGCCGGATCGAACGCCGGCTCGCCGAAGTGTCCGGCCAACTGGACGAAACCTGGAAACGACAGGCCGCGTGCCGAGGTCACCCGCGGCCAGACATCTTCTACCCCGACCCGGCACGGTCCGAGGCCACGATCAAACGGTCGAAATCCGAGCTGAAACGACGCCTCATCGTCGCCGAAGCCAAACGCGTATGCGCCGCATGCCCGGTCCGCGTCGAATGCCTCAACTACGCCGACGAAATCCTCGACTACCACGGCATATGGGGAGGCAAAACCGGACGCGAACGCGGACGTAAACGCGACGAATTCTGA